One segment of Nocardioides sp. QY071 DNA contains the following:
- a CDS encoding cytochrome P450 — protein sequence MSAELSQGYRPGGGAAWRDPWASYAWLRDHDPVHHVVPRRHPEHDHYVLSRHADVLAAAVDVATYSSTGGLTVEYDELERIGLVDNPPFVMTDPPVHTTFRRLVARGFTPRQVRDLEPVVRAFAADRLDALRAAGGGDVVAELFKPLPSLVVGHYLGVPVEDQPRFDDWSSAIVAANVAGEGVLAAAEAASATTELMTYFADLVERRRSAPGEDTVSQLVMARTDLLEILAFVFTMVAGGNDTSTGALGGAAQLLAAHPDQRALLARDPGLVPDAVEEFLRLTSPVQGLARTTTRDVELRGVHIPAGRKVLLLYGAGNRDPRRYGPDAELLDVRRRPSQVLSFGQGHHHCLGAAAARLQITVALEELLARIPDFTIDEDAVTWAPGPYVRRPLSVPLVVS from the coding sequence ATGTCGGCTGAACTGTCCCAGGGCTACCGGCCGGGCGGCGGCGCGGCGTGGCGCGACCCCTGGGCGTCCTACGCCTGGCTGCGCGACCACGACCCGGTCCACCACGTGGTGCCGCGGCGACACCCCGAGCACGACCACTACGTCCTGTCGCGGCACGCCGACGTGCTGGCGGCGGCGGTGGACGTGGCGACGTACTCCAGCACCGGCGGCCTGACCGTGGAGTACGACGAGCTCGAGCGGATCGGGCTGGTCGACAACCCGCCGTTCGTGATGACCGACCCGCCCGTCCACACGACCTTCCGCCGGCTGGTGGCGCGCGGGTTCACGCCGCGCCAGGTGCGCGACCTCGAGCCCGTGGTGCGGGCGTTCGCCGCCGACCGGCTGGACGCGCTGCGCGCGGCCGGCGGCGGCGACGTCGTGGCCGAGCTGTTCAAGCCGCTGCCGAGCCTGGTCGTCGGGCACTACCTCGGCGTGCCGGTCGAGGACCAGCCACGGTTTGACGACTGGAGCAGCGCGATCGTCGCGGCCAACGTCGCGGGCGAGGGCGTGCTGGCGGCGGCCGAGGCGGCGAGCGCGACGACGGAGCTGATGACGTACTTCGCCGACCTCGTCGAGCGCCGCCGCAGCGCGCCCGGCGAGGACACCGTCTCCCAGCTGGTCATGGCGCGGACGGACCTGCTCGAGATCCTCGCGTTCGTGTTCACCATGGTCGCGGGTGGCAACGACACCTCCACCGGCGCTCTCGGCGGCGCGGCCCAGCTGCTCGCCGCACACCCCGACCAGCGCGCCCTCCTCGCCCGCGACCCCGGGCTGGTCCCGGACGCCGTCGAGGAGTTCCTGCGGCTCACCTCCCCGGTCCAGGGCCTGGCCCGCACGACCACCCGCGACGTCGAGCTGCGCGGGGTGCACATCCCGGCGGGACGCAAGGTGCTGCTGCTGTACGGCGCCGGCAACCGCGACCCGCGCAGGTACGGACCGGACGCCGAGCTCCTCGACGTACGCCGCCGCCCGAGCCAGGTGCTCAGCTTCGGCCAGGGCCACCACCACTGCCTGGGCGCGGCCGCCGCGCGGCTGCAGATCACCGTCGCCCTGGAGGAGCTGCTCGCCCGGATCCCCGACTTCACGATCGACGAGGACGCGGTCACGTGGGCGCCCGGGCCGTACGTCCGCCGTCCGCTCTCGGTTCCGCTGGTGGTCTCGTGA
- a CDS encoding ATP-binding cassette domain-containing protein, producing the protein MSEPMISATGLVKRYQDVEALAGLDLAVPEGKVLALLGPNGAGKTTAVRCLTTLLRPDAGEIRVAGVDVLADPSAAKARIGLSGQYAAVDEHLTAAENLVMIGRLYHLGRGPARARAGELLERFDLTEFASRPTKTYSGGQRRRLDLACALVAAPPVIVLDEPTTGLDPRSRQLMWDVIRELVADGATLLLTTQYLEEADVLADDIVVIDHGRQIAHGTADELKAQTGGQRIEVVLTSAADTEAAARVLDQVAVGEVQVTGGGRELAAAVGDEAAGDLLRVLQGFERDAVKVLDVGLRRPTLDDVFLTLTGHDSHDGTETTEVEQ; encoded by the coding sequence ATGAGCGAACCGATGATCAGCGCGACCGGACTGGTCAAGCGCTACCAGGACGTCGAGGCCCTGGCCGGCCTCGACCTGGCCGTGCCGGAGGGGAAGGTGCTGGCGCTGCTCGGGCCCAACGGCGCCGGCAAGACCACCGCGGTGCGCTGCCTGACGACGCTGCTGCGACCCGACGCCGGCGAGATCCGGGTCGCCGGCGTCGACGTGCTGGCGGACCCCTCCGCGGCCAAGGCGAGGATCGGGCTGTCGGGGCAGTACGCCGCCGTCGACGAGCACCTCACCGCCGCCGAGAACCTCGTGATGATCGGCCGGCTCTACCACCTCGGCCGCGGACCGGCCCGGGCCCGGGCGGGCGAGCTGCTCGAGCGCTTCGACCTCACCGAGTTCGCGAGCCGCCCGACCAAGACCTACTCCGGCGGCCAGCGCCGGCGCCTGGACCTCGCTTGCGCCCTGGTCGCGGCGCCGCCGGTGATCGTGCTCGACGAGCCGACCACCGGGCTCGACCCGCGCAGCCGGCAGCTGATGTGGGACGTGATCCGCGAGCTCGTGGCCGACGGCGCGACGCTGCTGCTGACGACGCAGTACCTCGAGGAGGCCGACGTGCTGGCCGACGACATCGTGGTGATCGACCACGGCCGCCAGATCGCCCACGGCACGGCCGACGAGCTCAAGGCGCAGACCGGCGGCCAACGGATCGAGGTCGTTCTCACCAGCGCCGCCGACACCGAGGCCGCCGCCCGGGTGCTCGACCAGGTCGCGGTCGGCGAGGTGCAGGTCACCGGCGGCGGGCGCGAGCTCGCCGCGGCCGTCGGCGACGAGGCCGCGGGCGACCTGCTGCGTGTGCTGCAGGGCTTCGAGCGCGACGCGGTCAAGGTCCTCGACGTCGGGCTGCGCCGCCCCACCCTCGACGACGTCTTCCTCACCCTGACCGGGCATGACAGCCATGACGGCACCGAGACCACGGAGGTCGAGCAGTGA
- a CDS encoding ABC transporter ATP-binding protein — protein sequence MLDLHSTEEVLSIEHLAISFAHPRPAVEDVSVALHRGEILALVGESGSGKSMTARAVLGLLPPGARATGSIRYDGEEILGLPEADLNQIRGARIAMVFQEPQTALNPVRTIGWQLREALRAHGTRSRKAATERAIELLRAVEIPEPERRLSSYPHQLSGGQKQRVVLALALANEPDVLLADEPTTALDVTVQAEILRLLDRIRERTGTAIVLITHNMGVVAEIADRVVVLQAGHVVEEGETRALFAQPREPYTKTLLASVLRLPERSDVEEVAERPSRDAPAGVVPAVEFRGVHVHYGSSRRGRAFPAISDVSLSVAPGEVVGLVGESGSGKTTLGRLAAGLVPLADGQVLLRGEDVLAAPRAERRHLRRGLAFVHQDPEASLDPRYAVGASIREPLDIHRVGTPAERDARVAELLEAVQLPVSYAERRPRELSGGQRQRIALARALALEPALLVADEPTSALDVSVQARVLALFRDLQEQLGFACLFISHDLAVVHQVADRVAVLRAGQLVEIGPVGRVFAQPEADYTRRLLDAVPVPDPARRGGRRVRELAS from the coding sequence GTGCTTGATCTCCACTCCACCGAGGAGGTGCTCTCGATCGAGCACCTCGCCATCTCCTTCGCCCACCCGCGGCCCGCCGTCGAGGACGTGTCGGTGGCGCTCCACCGCGGCGAGATCCTCGCCCTGGTGGGCGAGTCCGGTTCCGGCAAGTCGATGACCGCCCGCGCCGTCCTCGGACTGCTGCCGCCGGGAGCGAGGGCCACCGGCTCCATCCGGTACGACGGCGAGGAGATCCTCGGCCTGCCCGAGGCCGACCTCAACCAGATCCGCGGCGCCCGGATCGCGATGGTGTTCCAGGAGCCCCAGACGGCGCTCAACCCGGTCCGCACCATCGGCTGGCAGCTGCGCGAGGCGCTGAGGGCGCACGGCACGAGGTCGCGGAAGGCCGCTACGGAGCGGGCGATCGAGCTGCTGCGCGCGGTGGAGATCCCCGAGCCGGAGCGCCGGCTGTCGTCGTACCCGCACCAGCTCTCGGGCGGCCAGAAGCAACGCGTCGTGCTCGCGCTGGCGCTGGCCAACGAGCCGGACGTGCTGCTCGCCGACGAGCCCACGACCGCCCTCGACGTCACCGTGCAGGCCGAGATCCTGCGGTTGCTCGACCGCATCCGCGAGCGGACCGGCACCGCGATCGTGCTGATCACCCACAACATGGGCGTGGTCGCGGAGATCGCGGACCGGGTCGTCGTGCTGCAGGCCGGCCACGTCGTCGAGGAGGGTGAGACCCGGGCGCTGTTCGCCCAGCCGCGCGAGCCGTACACGAAGACGCTGCTCGCCTCCGTGCTGCGGCTGCCCGAGCGCTCGGACGTCGAGGAGGTCGCGGAGCGACCGTCACGAGACGCCCCGGCTGGGGTCGTGCCGGCCGTGGAGTTCCGCGGCGTCCACGTGCACTACGGATCCAGCCGCCGGGGGCGCGCCTTCCCCGCGATCTCGGACGTCTCGCTGTCGGTGGCACCCGGCGAGGTGGTCGGCCTGGTCGGCGAGTCCGGCTCGGGCAAGACCACCCTCGGCCGGCTGGCCGCGGGCCTGGTGCCGCTGGCCGACGGGCAGGTGCTGCTGCGCGGCGAGGACGTGCTCGCCGCCCCGCGCGCCGAGCGGCGCCACCTGCGCCGCGGGCTGGCGTTCGTGCACCAGGACCCCGAGGCCTCGCTCGACCCGCGCTACGCCGTGGGCGCGAGCATCCGCGAACCGCTGGACATCCATCGCGTCGGCACCCCGGCCGAGCGGGATGCGCGGGTGGCCGAGCTCCTCGAGGCGGTCCAGCTGCCGGTGTCGTACGCCGAGCGCCGCCCCCGCGAGCTCTCCGGCGGCCAGCGGCAGCGGATCGCCCTGGCCCGCGCCCTGGCCCTGGAGCCCGCCCTGCTGGTGGCCGACGAGCCCACCAGCGCCCTGGACGTGTCGGTGCAGGCGCGGGTGCTCGCCCTGTTCCGCGACCTGCAGGAGCAGCTCGGGTTCGCCTGCCTGTTCATCAGTCACGACCTCGCGGTCGTGCACCAGGTGGCCGACCGGGTGGCCGTGCTCCGCGCGGGGCAGCTGGTCGAGATCGGCCCGGTGGGCCGGGTGTTCGCGCAGCCGGAGGCGGACTACACGCGCCGGCTGCTCGACGCCGTCCCCGTGCCGGATCCGGCCCGTCGCGGCGGCCGCCGGGTGCGCGAGCTCGCGTCGTGA
- a CDS encoding DNA starvation/stationary phase protection protein → MATTVTRHRSTQHVSHPAFRADAALAGHLQRVLVDLNDLALQGKQAHWNAVGPNFRDLHLQLDEIVDAAREFTDAVAERMRALYVVPDGTSARTAAQSSLPAFPGGEVATGEAIDAIVASIYAVTGTVREVHDAVDAADPTTADLLHTILDRLEQLAWLTDAERRAPEGSVPEAIIA, encoded by the coding sequence GTGGCCACCACCGTGACCCGTCACCGCTCGACCCAGCACGTCTCCCACCCCGCGTTCCGCGCCGACGCGGCCCTCGCCGGACACCTCCAGCGGGTCCTCGTCGACCTCAACGACCTCGCCCTCCAGGGCAAGCAGGCGCACTGGAACGCGGTCGGCCCGAACTTCCGCGACCTGCACCTGCAGCTCGACGAGATCGTCGACGCCGCCCGGGAGTTCACCGACGCCGTCGCCGAGCGGATGCGTGCGCTGTACGTCGTCCCCGACGGCACCTCGGCCCGCACCGCCGCCCAGTCCAGCCTCCCCGCCTTCCCGGGTGGCGAGGTCGCGACCGGTGAGGCCATCGACGCGATCGTCGCCTCGATCTACGCCGTCACCGGCACCGTCCGTGAGGTCCACGACGCCGTCGACGCCGCGGACCCGACCACGGCCGACCTGCTGCACACGATCCTCGACCGGCTCGAGCAGCTGGCCTGGCTGACCGACGCCGAGCGTCGCGCGCCCGAGGGGTCGGTGCCGGAGGCGATCATCGCCTGA
- a CDS encoding TetR/AcrR family transcriptional regulator, with protein sequence MSWVDRRTPAVERILDAAGGLFAERGVDAVAMGEIAVAAGCSRATLYRYFPDRPALQLAFVQREAVRVGASVAAEAPATVTDGVLATLRHVRAAPALAAWFREPDAARTADLAQGSEVVQALGLTMAPDPEAARWLVRVIVSLLTVPGGDVAEERRLVERFVAPVIALTSP encoded by the coding sequence GTGAGCTGGGTCGACCGTCGTACGCCGGCGGTGGAGCGGATCCTCGACGCGGCCGGCGGGCTCTTCGCCGAGCGCGGCGTCGACGCGGTCGCGATGGGCGAGATCGCCGTCGCCGCAGGCTGCTCGCGGGCGACTCTCTACCGCTACTTCCCCGACCGGCCCGCCCTCCAGCTGGCGTTCGTGCAGCGCGAGGCGGTCCGGGTCGGGGCCTCGGTCGCCGCCGAGGCGCCCGCCACCGTGACCGACGGCGTCCTCGCGACGCTGCGCCACGTCCGGGCGGCACCGGCGCTGGCGGCCTGGTTCCGCGAGCCTGACGCCGCCCGGACAGCGGACCTCGCCCAGGGCTCGGAGGTCGTCCAGGCGCTCGGGCTCACCATGGCGCCGGACCCGGAGGCCGCCCGCTGGCTCGTGCGGGTGATCGTCTCGCTCCTCACCGTCCCCGGCGGCGACGTGGCCGAGGAACGGCGGCTGGTCGAGCGGTTCGTCGCACCGGTGATCGCCCTGACCTCCCCCTGA
- a CDS encoding formylglycine-generating enzyme family protein produces MSGACCHPVVEEAARGRLETSGPEAGALPRGTAQHLGQRSRDGRSPTSSTTGGKQKPVPGGAFAMGDAFGDGASGDGEGPVHEVALAPYLVDETAVTNVAFARFVKATGYVTEAEQLGVSAVFHLAVEASRGDVLHRLDTTPWWVAVKGADWRHPAGPLSSIGDLPHHPVVHVTWHDAHAYCRWAGKRLLTEAEWEFAARGGLEGRRFPWGDELHDGRAWRLNVWQGDFPVANDLDDGYLTTAPVKSYRPNGYGLFQTVGNVWEWCADWFDPTYYGRSPGFDPHGPDHGTHRVMRGGSYLCHDSYCNRYRVAARTGNTPDSASANIGFRCGNSLPRPS; encoded by the coding sequence GTGAGCGGAGCCTGCTGCCACCCGGTGGTCGAGGAGGCCGCCCGCGGCCGTCTCGAGACCTCCGGGCCCGAGGCCGGGGCGCTCCCACGGGGAACCGCCCAGCACCTCGGCCAGAGGTCTCGAGACGGCCGCAGCCCGACCTCCTCGACCACCGGGGGGAAGCAGAAGCCGGTCCCCGGCGGGGCTTTCGCGATGGGCGACGCCTTCGGCGACGGCGCGTCCGGCGACGGCGAGGGCCCGGTGCACGAGGTGGCGCTGGCGCCGTACCTCGTCGACGAGACGGCAGTGACCAACGTGGCGTTCGCCCGCTTCGTGAAGGCGACCGGCTACGTGACCGAGGCCGAGCAGCTCGGTGTCTCGGCGGTCTTCCACCTCGCCGTCGAGGCGAGCCGCGGCGACGTGCTCCACCGGCTCGACACGACGCCGTGGTGGGTCGCGGTGAAGGGCGCGGACTGGCGGCATCCCGCGGGTCCGCTCTCCTCGATCGGCGACCTGCCGCACCACCCGGTCGTGCACGTGACCTGGCACGACGCGCACGCCTACTGCCGCTGGGCCGGCAAGCGGCTGCTGACCGAGGCCGAGTGGGAGTTCGCCGCACGCGGCGGGCTCGAGGGCCGGCGGTTCCCGTGGGGCGACGAGCTGCACGACGGGCGCGCCTGGCGGCTCAACGTCTGGCAGGGCGACTTCCCCGTCGCCAACGACCTCGACGACGGCTACCTCACCACCGCCCCGGTGAAGTCCTACCGGCCCAACGGGTACGGCCTCTTCCAGACCGTCGGGAACGTCTGGGAGTGGTGCGCGGACTGGTTCGATCCGACCTACTACGGCCGCTCCCCCGGTTTCGACCCGCACGGGCCGGACCACGGCACCCACCGCGTGATGCGTGGCGGCTCGTACCTGTGCCACGACTCCTACTGCAACCGCTACCGGGTCGCCGCCCGCACCGGCAACACCCCCGACTCGGCCTCCGCCAACATCGGCTTCCGGTGCGGCAACTCCCTTCCCCGTCCCTCCTGA
- a CDS encoding arylsulfatase, with protein MTDRTHLPFHRDRAPFEAQLDARDQVAPLPLRERLDAPEGAPNVLVVLLDDMGFGAPSVFGGPCRTPVAEELAEDGLRYTRFHTTALCSPTRAALMTGRNHHAVGVGTVMEISTGAPGYDGQRPRSAGTLAQILRGNGYSTGAFGKWHQTPPWEQTAAGPFDRWPTGEGFDRFYGFLGGEASQFEPTLVDGTTFVDPPRTAAEGYHFSEDLADRAIAWTGDVRRHAPDKPWFCYLAFGATHAPFQVPAQWRDRYRGEFAHGWDRQREITLEKQRALGVVPPDAELAPWTPGVPHWDEVSDLERETGQHLMELYAAFAEHTDAQVGRVVEALRERGELDNTIVLYILGDNGASAEGGEAGTLNEGLHFNGIEESPERIARFIAERPGELGGPDTYAHYPAGWAVAMDTPYQWTKQVASHYGGTRNGLVVHWPRGIKARGEVRHQWHHVNDVLPTLLEVAGVPVPSTIDGVEQAPLDGVSFAYSFDAPQAAERHTTQYFEMFGNRGIYHEGWTAVAAHKAPWHPRFEETPRFEDDRWELYDTTTDWTQARDLAAVEPERLAALQALFLDEARRNHVLPMDDKLVFARSAGSRPAPPESIVLGPTSGRLRDDAVPIVRNASHLVRAVFSGGPSTRGVLVAQGGYFGGWSLYVRDGVLTWAYSYAAIDWTHVRSSVLLAEGEHVAALRFAYDGGGLGRGASVTLVLDGSVVAEGRLERSLPGMFSMDQTLDVGIDRGTPVTDDYGTRDGYRFTGTIRTVEIVTGDDALTPPLEDQVQAVLVTQ; from the coding sequence ATGACCGACCGCACCCACCTGCCCTTCCACCGCGACCGCGCCCCCTTCGAGGCCCAGCTCGACGCCCGCGACCAGGTCGCGCCGCTGCCGCTGCGCGAGCGCCTCGACGCCCCCGAGGGCGCGCCGAACGTGCTGGTCGTCCTGCTCGACGACATGGGCTTCGGCGCCCCGTCCGTGTTCGGCGGGCCGTGCCGCACGCCGGTCGCCGAGGAGCTGGCCGAGGACGGCCTGCGCTACACGCGCTTCCACACCACGGCCCTGTGCTCCCCCACCCGCGCCGCCCTGATGACCGGCCGCAACCACCACGCCGTCGGCGTCGGCACGGTCATGGAGATCTCCACCGGTGCGCCCGGGTACGACGGCCAACGGCCGCGCAGCGCCGGAACCCTCGCGCAGATCCTGCGCGGCAACGGGTACTCGACGGGTGCGTTCGGCAAGTGGCACCAGACCCCGCCGTGGGAGCAGACCGCTGCCGGGCCGTTCGACCGGTGGCCGACCGGCGAGGGATTCGACCGGTTCTACGGCTTCCTCGGCGGCGAGGCCAGCCAGTTCGAGCCGACCCTCGTCGACGGCACCACCTTCGTCGACCCGCCGCGCACCGCCGCCGAGGGCTACCACTTCTCGGAGGACCTGGCCGACCGTGCGATCGCCTGGACCGGCGACGTGCGCCGGCACGCGCCGGACAAGCCGTGGTTCTGCTACCTGGCCTTCGGCGCCACCCACGCGCCCTTCCAGGTGCCGGCGCAGTGGCGCGACCGCTACCGCGGGGAGTTCGCGCACGGCTGGGACCGCCAGCGCGAGATCACCCTCGAGAAGCAGCGCGCGCTGGGCGTCGTACCGCCGGACGCGGAGCTGGCTCCCTGGACGCCCGGCGTACCGCACTGGGACGAGGTCTCCGACCTCGAGCGGGAGACGGGGCAGCACCTGATGGAGCTGTACGCCGCGTTCGCGGAGCACACCGACGCCCAGGTGGGGCGGGTGGTCGAGGCGCTCCGCGAGCGTGGCGAGCTGGACAACACGATCGTGCTCTACATCCTGGGCGACAACGGAGCCTCCGCCGAGGGCGGCGAGGCGGGCACGCTCAACGAGGGGCTGCACTTCAACGGGATCGAGGAGTCGCCCGAGCGGATCGCCCGGTTCATCGCCGAGCGGCCCGGGGAGCTCGGCGGCCCGGACACCTACGCGCACTACCCCGCGGGCTGGGCGGTGGCCATGGACACGCCGTACCAGTGGACCAAGCAGGTCGCCTCCCACTACGGCGGCACCCGCAACGGGCTGGTCGTGCACTGGCCTCGGGGGATCAAGGCACGGGGCGAGGTGCGCCACCAGTGGCACCACGTCAACGACGTGCTGCCCACGCTGCTCGAGGTGGCCGGCGTACCCGTGCCCTCGACGATCGACGGCGTCGAGCAGGCGCCCCTCGACGGCGTCTCGTTCGCCTACTCCTTCGACGCTCCCCAGGCCGCCGAACGCCACACCACCCAGTACTTCGAGATGTTCGGCAACCGCGGGATCTACCACGAGGGCTGGACCGCGGTCGCCGCGCACAAGGCGCCCTGGCACCCGCGGTTCGAGGAGACGCCGCGCTTCGAGGACGACCGCTGGGAGCTGTACGACACCACCACGGACTGGACCCAGGCGCGTGACCTCGCGGCGGTCGAGCCCGAGCGGCTCGCTGCCCTGCAGGCGCTCTTCCTCGACGAGGCCCGGCGCAACCACGTGCTCCCGATGGACGACAAGCTCGTCTTCGCCCGCTCCGCGGGCAGCCGGCCCGCACCCCCGGAGTCGATCGTGCTCGGCCCGACCTCGGGACGCCTGCGCGACGACGCCGTACCGATCGTCCGCAACGCCTCCCACCTGGTCCGCGCGGTGTTCTCGGGCGGACCCTCGACCCGGGGCGTGCTGGTCGCGCAGGGAGGGTACTTCGGCGGCTGGTCGCTCTACGTGCGCGACGGCGTGCTGACCTGGGCCTACAGCTACGCCGCGATCGACTGGACGCACGTACGCTCGTCGGTCCTGCTGGCCGAGGGGGAGCACGTGGCCGCGCTCCGGTTCGCGTACGACGGCGGCGGGCTCGGCAGGGGCGCATCGGTCACGCTGGTCCTCGACGGGTCGGTCGTCGCCGAGGGCCGGCTGGAGCGCTCGCTGCCCGGCATGTTCTCGATGGACCAGACCCTCGACGTCGGCATCGACCGCGGCACGCCGGTCACCGACGACTACGGCACCCGCGACGGGTACCGGTTCACCGGGACGATCCGCACGGTGGAGATCGTCACCGGCGACGACGCGCTCACGCCGCCGCTGGAGGACCAGGTGCAGGCGGTGCTGGTCACGCAGTAG
- a CDS encoding AarF/UbiB family protein yields MGALVWAYTAAMTLVLAAGLGAVIRRILGARVGWLRTLLVAWIALLVGVPITGKLAVEAGVGTEAGRLTTSQGTAVAFLLVACLWVFAAALAVVMLLEVLVPSGTVPGPREAVGRFRAWLRRTRRYVQIGRAATGSGLGTVLRRGPGSASFGPALASVFNESGVTFVKLGQILATRDDLLPAETTRALATLQSDADPEPYAAVAATIEADLGDRPDILFAAFDTSPLAAASVAQVHTATLHDGREVVVKVQRSKARRQVEVDTDILVRLARTAEQRWPWARDMAVSRLAAGLAQSLREELDYRIEAGNTDAGAATLRDRPDIVVPAVDTALSTRRVLVMDRLHGTPLSAGEPAVAALSAERRVELADTLIGALLDTVFVAGVFHADLHPGNILVLDDGRIGLLDFGAVGILDSETRQLLALLLFAILSDDAVSAVDALTLAFDVPDHLDVPLLRRELGREIAALQLQSTIGGDTFTRIFAVLRRHGIGVPGDVAAAFRTLTSVEAAITLLDPGSSLLRSARSQLPALMRRLAGPKRVAAQAVSQAGVVAAIARRLPERVEHLTSALGEGTFTVRTRAFGDADDRAWLRDQVNNGLAAAFGITACILAVVLGLNGGGPRLTEELSLFGLLGLALGFCGVTLALRVVVRLFQRRE; encoded by the coding sequence GTGGGAGCACTCGTCTGGGCGTACACCGCCGCGATGACCCTCGTCCTGGCTGCCGGCCTCGGGGCGGTGATCCGCCGCATCCTCGGCGCCCGGGTGGGTTGGCTGCGCACCTTGCTGGTGGCCTGGATCGCGCTGCTGGTGGGCGTTCCGATCACCGGCAAGCTCGCTGTGGAGGCCGGCGTCGGCACCGAGGCCGGGAGGCTGACCACGTCCCAGGGCACCGCGGTCGCGTTCCTGCTGGTCGCCTGCCTGTGGGTCTTCGCGGCCGCGCTCGCCGTCGTGATGCTGCTCGAGGTGCTGGTCCCGTCGGGCACGGTGCCCGGGCCGCGCGAGGCTGTCGGCCGGTTCCGCGCGTGGCTGCGGCGGACGCGTCGCTACGTCCAGATCGGCCGTGCCGCCACCGGTTCCGGGCTCGGCACGGTGCTGCGCCGCGGTCCCGGGTCGGCCTCCTTCGGGCCCGCCCTCGCGTCGGTGTTCAACGAGTCGGGCGTCACCTTCGTCAAGCTCGGCCAGATCCTCGCCACCCGCGACGACCTGCTGCCCGCCGAGACCACGCGCGCGCTCGCGACCCTGCAGTCCGATGCGGATCCGGAGCCGTACGCCGCCGTGGCCGCCACCATCGAGGCCGACCTCGGTGACCGGCCGGACATCCTGTTCGCCGCCTTCGACACCTCGCCGCTCGCTGCGGCGTCGGTGGCCCAGGTGCACACCGCGACCCTGCACGACGGCCGGGAGGTCGTGGTCAAGGTGCAGCGCAGCAAGGCCCGCCGGCAGGTCGAGGTCGACACCGACATCCTGGTGCGCCTGGCCCGGACCGCCGAGCAGCGCTGGCCGTGGGCGCGCGACATGGCGGTGTCGCGGCTCGCCGCCGGCCTCGCGCAGTCGCTGCGCGAGGAGCTCGACTACCGGATCGAGGCGGGCAACACCGACGCCGGCGCGGCCACGCTGCGCGATCGCCCCGACATCGTGGTCCCGGCCGTCGACACCGCGCTCAGCACCCGCCGCGTCCTGGTGATGGACCGGCTGCACGGCACCCCGCTCTCGGCGGGGGAGCCGGCTGTCGCCGCCCTGTCCGCCGAGCGCCGGGTCGAGCTCGCCGACACCCTGATCGGCGCGCTGCTCGACACCGTCTTCGTCGCCGGCGTCTTCCACGCCGACCTGCACCCGGGCAACATCCTGGTCCTCGACGACGGGCGGATCGGGCTGCTCGACTTCGGCGCCGTCGGCATCCTCGACAGCGAGACCCGGCAGCTGCTCGCCCTGCTGCTGTTCGCGATCCTCAGCGACGACGCGGTGTCCGCGGTCGACGCGCTGACCCTGGCGTTCGACGTACCCGACCACCTGGACGTCCCGCTCCTGCGTCGCGAGCTGGGCCGCGAGATCGCCGCCCTCCAGCTGCAGTCCACGATCGGCGGGGACACCTTCACCCGGATCTTCGCGGTGCTGCGCCGCCACGGCATCGGCGTACCCGGCGACGTGGCCGCGGCCTTCCGTACCCTCACCTCGGTCGAGGCCGCGATCACCCTGCTCGACCCCGGCAGCAGCCTGCTCCGGTCGGCCCGCTCCCAGCTGCCCGCGCTGATGCGTCGCCTGGCCGGGCCGAAGCGGGTCGCCGCCCAGGCCGTCAGCCAGGCCGGCGTCGTCGCCGCCATCGCCCGCCGCCTGCCCGAGCGCGTCGAGCACCTCACCAGCGCCCTCGGCGAGGGGACCTTCACCGTCCGGACCCGCGCCTTCGGCGACGCCGACGACCGCGCCTGGCTGCGCGACCAGGTCAACAACGGCCTGGCCGCCGCCTTCGGCATCACCGCCTGCATCCTCGCCGTCGTCCTCGGCCTGAACGGCGGCGGGCCCCGGCTGACCGAGGAGCTCTCGCTCTTCGGCCTGTTGGGGCTCGCGCTCGGGTTCTGCGGGGTGACGCTGGCGCTGCGGGTGGTCGTGCGGCTGTTCCAGCGCCGGGAGTGA